From Alloacidobacterium dinghuense:
AAATGCCTGATTCGAATACACGTGGTCCTGATTCCCGTCGCTGCGCCCCCAGTCAAATTTGAAGCCGCGCAGCGATTTCAGATTCTCCGCATATTGCGGAATCATCGTCTCCAGAAGAAAGCTGTCGCGCAATCGATCCGTCAACTTGGTATCGATCACCAGCTGGTCTCCAGCCTTGTGCGCGGGCAGATCGGTAAACAGTGGCGGCTTGTCCGGATCGGGCAAATGCGCCTGAAAGATAGTCAGGAACAGTGTTGAAAAGCCGTCTTTTCTCACGTCATCGATCGACTTCGCGCTCCACAGAATGTCCCAATTCGGTCGTGCATGCATGATCTGGATGCCCGATCCGGTTCCAACCGGATGCAACGCATACACCGATCCGAAAACCTCCGGATGGCGCATCCCGACACGAATCGCTCCATACCCTCCGATCCGGTCACCCACCAGCCCACGAGAATCACGGTTCGCAATCGTCCGGAAATTCGCGTCCATATATGGCACCAGTTCCCGGACCATGAAGTCTTCCCAAGTTCCTGTCACCGAGGAGTTCGTGTACCACGAAGGCCCAAGCGGCGTGTTCATGCCGACCGACACCAGAATGAACTTCCCGATCACGCCTCGCGCTATGGCCCGATCAAAGAGCGGCTGAGCGCTCTGTTTGTCGAAGAGCAAACGATAGTCGTCAGAAGCCATCGGAAAGTAATAGATCACCGGATAACGCTCGGCCGAGCCCGGACTGTCGTATCCGGCAGGAAGATACACCGCCATCTTCCGAACCGGATCGGTGCCAATCTTGTTCTGCGCCAGACAAGCGGATCGCCATTCCCGGTTCACCACCTGACTGTCTGCCGCAGACGCCAAAAGCGGCGGGGTAAAAGCTGTAAGAAAAAGAAGAACGACTGCCCGAATAGGTATAGAGATCATCTCCGCTGCACTCTCCTCATTGAGATACACTGCCCCGTGATCGGCCCTGCAACGTTGTCAAGCCCCTTACCTTAAAAATTTTTCTTAAACGATTGATTTTGAATGAAATAAAGACGCCTTCACTTGGCGTCCTATTATGCCCTGATT
This genomic window contains:
- a CDS encoding alpha/beta hydrolase-fold protein, with amino-acid sequence MISIPIRAVVLLFLTAFTPPLLASAADSQVVNREWRSACLAQNKIGTDPVRKMAVYLPAGYDSPGSAERYPVIYYFPMASDDYRLLFDKQSAQPLFDRAIARGVIGKFILVSVGMNTPLGPSWYTNSSVTGTWEDFMVRELVPYMDANFRTIANRDSRGLVGDRIGGYGAIRVGMRHPEVFGSVYALHPVGTGSGIQIMHARPNWDILWSAKSIDDVRKDGFSTLFLTIFQAHLPDPDKPPLFTDLPAHKAGDQLVIDTKLTDRLRDSFLLETMIPQYAENLKSLRGFKFDWGRSDGNQDHVYSNQAFAHKLNEFGIPNEAEEYNGSFGERNWGEDGRVYTDVLPFFQTHLIFADTAVSILKP